From the genome of Strix uralensis isolate ZFMK-TIS-50842 chromosome 6, bStrUra1, whole genome shotgun sequence:
GTTAGAGAACACTTATTCGTATGTCTTACCAGAACACATCCTCCAATACATTTACAGGTAAAGGGTGGGGATGAAAAAGTATGAAAAGCCTTTCCTTCACAGAAGTGTCAGGTGGAaccttttttttgtgtggtggaAGTATGGCATCTGTTTGGGGTTGAAGTAACTGTGAGCCAGAAGTTCCTCCAAATGCCTGCtgaaacagggggaaaaaaggcaagtaTAAATTAACTGATGAAGGGGGAAGTCATTACACCTTATTTGCAATTTTTGTTCCATCACAGGACTCAAGTTCTCATCTTATTTCTTTACTTTGGTTATTTCATTAAATTGGACAATAAATCCAAGTAAGATCAACAACTTTATAGGGAATAAAAAAGTACAAACCAACCAGAGGTACATCTTAAAAACGTAGCATCTAGAACAGTTACAGAGAAAGGGAGCAGTGTTCTTTATTGACATATCTGAAGTTTCTTACAACAATTCAGAAGAATATTAACAGCATCCATTATATTAACTTACAGAAGGTGTCCTATACTGTTGAACTGCACTGTTATTCCGCAACACTGATGACACATGTGCTGTTACCAGCTGTGTTGCCATTTTTCTGATGAGGCTGAAAGCAGAAGTGAGAATAAACTCTTTTAGAAGAAAGAGCTAAGTTACATTAATCTTAAATACAGCAAGAGAAGAGTCTTAATGCACATCTAAAAATATCTCTGGAAATCTGTAAACTCATGTAGATAACAAAAATCAAGTCAGGCTTTCATAACACTCTAGACATGATCTGACAGTATGCACACTAGCTGCAACTCACTGAAAACACTCATACATTTCTACATACAGACATacaaaactctgctttttttaatACTCTAGGGGAAATGAACTAGATTCATTTAGGATGAAACCAAGCCAAAATATTCACTGCAGGAGCGCACCTAAGCTGCTCCAACTCGTAACAGGCATTCAAATCACAGGAACAGATTAGAGATAGTCAAAGTAAAACTTGACGATCGCCATACAGTGGGGATATTGCATCCTCAGCATCCAACGGTTTTACTCTATATATGTGCTTCACAAGGCTACTATCTGCAGAACTGCAAACACAATCAAGAGATCAAGGAGATAAATCTGGTTTTAAATCATAAACCTCATCAAAAACACTGCTACATATTAACAGAGGCATTTACAAAGGTTCTTGCCAAAGATTTTCcaatgtattttaagaatatgtattttaagcttttctttatcAGAGACTAATAAGTTTCAAAAGGCTTATtctaaactattttaaaaaaaaaaacaaccgaaACACctacatttcagaaaatactatCAGAAAATACAAGTATGAAGGAAGATCACAGTGACATTGCTGTTACTTATGTTAAAAatgtacttatttatttatttaaaaatttgctCTCCAGAACACAACTTACAACTTTCTATCTCTATGTATGGCTACTTACTCTGAGCTATCACTCCCATCTTCTAGGAAAATGACAGTTAATCGATTTCCAGGAGGATACTCAAAACCATGTAATTTATACTTGGCATATATAGCTGATGCAGCAGTACTGTACTGAATCACAGCATATCCTACAAATACAGTGCACAGTTTCAGTACGATATGGGTAAGTCCTAAGAACAAGCTACACTCATATAAAGCAATATGATTAAACTGCACATTAGTCATGGATGATACAAAATTCTTAAAGTCTTTTTACCACACATTACATTACTTAATAGCAACATCAAGCAGTATTTGTGAAGAAAACTTCGGCGGAATTAGCTAGTGACAGATCAGCTATATTTATGCTAAGTTGAAAAGCTGCTAATAAAGCAACACAAGTAAAAACATGTCTTCTTCCCTAACCCTGAATTAGAAACAACAAACATACATAGTTTCATTTAAGAATGCAATTATCCCATCAACCCTGAATCTCAAGTATTGTTAAGTTATATTTTCACTCTCTGACTCATTTCCATTTCAAGCTTCTTGGAGAAGAGACCTCTTCCACATTTTtctcagcaacagcaaaacaagacTGAAATCAAAACAATCCTTCCAACACAAAACATGATTTGTTTTGGAATGATTTAATGCAGTTCACTCATGTCAGcttctacacacacacacttatttcAAGATGAAAATTCAAAAGATCTGTTTGGGGAACATTTAACCTATATATCTAAtaatttttgaaactttttctcCATTTATTCTGCCCAAAACTATTAACTTAATTTGACCAAATCCCACTTCTCATGGTTTTGATTCTGTCCTTCTTGAGATTCTGTTATCTGAAAATAAAGGTGTTTAACTATCTGTAAACAGGGgtttaaacaaaactgaatttttggGTTTATGCATCAGTGAGAGCATCAACCATTGATACATAAAACATTAATTCTTTTCAACATACCATATTTTGCAATACAAATGAATTGTAGTACAAATAAAAGGCATTCCCttcagacaaaggaaaaaaaaaaaaatgtttctgcactTTTACTTACCACTATTGGTATGAGGATCTCTTTGAACATCACAATATTCCAGTCCTGGAACTATATCAAAGAGGGCAAACAGCTGCTCTTGGATAAAGGGAAGCCGTGATACCACTGACAGACGTTTGGAGACTGACTCTTGAATTCTgctctcatttttttcaaaactacAAAACTCTGGCTGCCCACCTCAAGaatcaacataaaaataatttgagtcaTCACGCTAGCATGACTTCATTTCATACCTATTTTTCATTCAACTTTTAGAAGTAATCTAAGTCAATTATATACTAAGGGTAACGTGTTTATTTCATCAGTGCAGGTCACAAAATAATCGGCCAACTAGagtaaaagcaagacaaaaacatagaaacaaaatgCCTCGCTCACTTCTAACTCCAACATTCAATCTACTACTTAGTTGTTGACCTAAGCCTCCGTTAGCTTCCCTTCTTCCAAACTGCATTCTTACTTTGTGACCATGCTCAAGACTACAAATCATTTTTAGTATAAAAAGCTGTGACTTACAAAATGGAAGTGTATTTCCTCTTGGTTCTTGCTTCATGTTATTGCTATAATAATCATGTTCAAAAGACTCAGATGACTTATTTTTAGGTTCAGCCAAAATGGCCCTGTAGCCTGAAAGAAACAGCCACACATGTAGCAACAACTCAACACATCTAAATTATCTGATCAGATCTGCATTCTCCAAGTACTGTatttagaaattcagaaaatCCAGTAAGTGCTGGCTTTGGGAAAATAACTAATCTGTAACTCTTGCAGTCTGCCATAATAATTGGGTGAAAGTTATCAACTTACACAGAGAACTACTCCTAGTCACAAGTTAAGCACAACAGAGCCTATTTGCTGtaactgagcactggcacaggctgttCAGAGGGGTCAtggtgtctccatccttggacatattcaaaagccatctggacatggtcctgggcaaccatgGTGCCCAGGTGACcatgcttgagcagaggggttgggcaacatgacctccagaggtcccttccgacttcaaccattctgtgatacttGGCAGGATTCAGAGATGCTCCACAGGCAATCACCTGAACTTCCACACTATAACAGCAGTTTATGTATGTTTTGCATTGATCTAGACTTtgcttttatgaaagaaataGATATTACTCTCAAGCTATCCAACAAATCCCATTTTAACCTCacagcaaaaaggaaataaaatgtaactgCTAAGTAATCTCAGACTCATATTCCTATGCAAGAATTGtcacaaatacaatttttatagAACTATTTATGACAGATATGATGTAGAACCGCCACATAcattactggagaaaaaaaagaaaaaaacaccacacaagaacaacaaaaaaacaatcaCACCCACACACCAAGTTGTTTTGTATTTGCAATTAAGTGAACATTGAACAGGGGGTTGGATTAGAAGGCTGCTGTTAGGTTTCCCCTGAAGCCTTTCTTCTCCTGGATGAGCAAGCCCAGTTCCCTCCGTCTCTCCTCATAAGTCATGTGCTTCAGCCCCTGACGACCTTGGTGGCCCTTCCACCAGACTCACTCAAGTTCTTTAATACCTCTTTGGTACTACAGCGTAAGTGACAAATGGTTGGTCATAAAGCATACAAAGTCTTTCATTCTGTAACAGGTTAATCATgacattaaatgaaaacaaaacaaaccaccaaactTCAATTAGGattaatttgttcttaaataaGTGTAATCACAACAGCAGCCCTATGGattatcaaatatatttttgattaaaaatgaatattCCCAGGGATAGATTAAAAAGAGGTTTTCCTGTGTATGAAGCCTACATTACAGGCCAATAACAACGCACAAAAGAAAACTCTGTATCCATTTCCAAACTCTTTTCACTGATCTTACTTGCAATTTGGTCCTGCAAGAATGAAGTCAGGTGACTGTTCTCAGTGAATGTtaataatactatttttttatttgcagtggaACTTTATCTTATCATAAATAATTTACCTACAACTAAAAATTAAAGGAACATTAACGACAATACACACTTATCGTGAAACACTTGAAAGAATGCAGTCAGATTCTTACTTCGATCACACTCTTCAATTGCTCGGGCAGCTTGCGATGGTTTTAAATACCTCACATAGCCCAAACCTTTACTTTCTCCAGTAGTCTTGTTTTTAATAATGCTGCAATATTCAATGTCTCCATACATCTAGAACAATTAAAAAGCGTATTAATTTACAATAGTTGAAAATGCATTAAAGTTCCATGCATTAAGCCCTTCTGACAAGACAAAggcaatttaaaataataattaacaaataGCAAATCAGTACCTTAAACTTCTCACGCAGATCTTCCTCTGTATAGGACTTTGGTATCATAACAAAGATTCGTGTAAGCTCTTCATCTTCAACATCTCGGTGGCTTCCAGAAGCTCTTGACTGTGCAATAAATACCTAATGAAATAATTACATAGACAGTAATTACTGGATAGAACAGGTCTTAACCACATATcaacaagcaagaaaaatagtttgttttaacaagcttttgtATTTGTCTTTCACATAAGCTAGCTTTCctaacatggaaaaaaagaacGTCACAG
Proteins encoded in this window:
- the RBM45 gene encoding RNA-binding protein 45 isoform X1; this translates as MLSPRRKGHCGRSPPAPEKSQRSPAAREPAMEEGSGFRLSAECLDEPPNSRVFVVLGKDTGEAVIRERFAPFGDIQNIWLLRDKRTNESRGIAFIKFARSSQACRAMEEMHGRSLVPDTKPIKVFIAQSRASGSHRDVEDEELTRIFVMIPKSYTEEDLREKFKMYGDIEYCSIIKNKTTGESKGLGYVRYLKPSQAARAIEECDRSYRAILAEPKNKSSESFEHDYYSNNMKQEPRGNTLPFCGQPEFCSFEKNESRIQESVSKRLSVVSRLPFIQEQLFALFDIVPGLEYCDVQRDPHTNSGYAVIQYSTAASAIYAKYKLHGFEYPPGNRLTVIFLEDGSDSSDLIRKMATQLVTAHVSSVLRNNSAVQQYRTPSQAFGGTSGSQLLQPQTDAILPPHKKKVPPDTSVKERLFILFHPHPLPVNVLEDVFCRFGHLIKVYLVAGKNVGYAKFADRASASDAITALHGKIVNGVRLKVRLADSPTEESNKRQRTY
- the RBM45 gene encoding RNA-binding protein 45 isoform X2: MLSPRRKGHCGRSPPAPEKSQRSPAAREPAMEEGSGFRLSAECLDEPPNSRVFVVLGKDTGEAVIRERFAPFGDIQNIWLLRDKRTNESRGIAFIKFARSSQACRAMEEMHGRSLVPDTKPIKVFIAQSRASGSHRDVEDEELTRIFVMIPKSYTEEDLREKFKMYGDIEYCSIIKNKTTGESKGLGYVRYLKPSQAARAIEECDRSYRAILAEPKNKSSESFEHDYYSNNMKQEPRGNTLPFCGQPEFCSFEKNESRIQESVSKRLSVVSRLPFIQEQLFALFDIVPGLEYCDVQRDPHTNSGYAVIQYSTAASAIYAKYKLHGFEYPPGNRLTVIFLEDGSDSSDLIRKMATQLVTAHVSSVLRNNSAVQQYRTPSAFGGTSGSQLLQPQTDAILPPHKKKVPPDTSVKERLFILFHPHPLPVNVLEDVFCRFGHLIKVYLVAGKNVGYAKFADRASASDAITALHGKIVNGVRLKVRLADSPTEESNKRQRTY